One Faecalispora anaeroviscerum genomic window carries:
- a CDS encoding trimeric intracellular cation channel family protein, producing MPTALLLVFEIIGTVAFAISGAIVAMQHKLDYFGIFLLAVTTSIGGGVLRDIILGVSPPVGLVNPIYLTTASITTFLLLALGRFRRLVSSGSPVYTWSYYISDALGLAVFTVIGVDAAISAGYEKEGFLCIFVAMLTGVGGGMIRDVLVQQIPVVLRREIYALASVAGALLYYFARTHIPQSVAVLLSVLLTVSIRMLSLYFNIHVPSIQEIKEES from the coding sequence ATGCCAACCGCTCTTTTGCTTGTGTTTGAAATCATCGGTACAGTGGCTTTCGCCATCTCTGGTGCCATTGTTGCCATGCAGCACAAGCTAGACTATTTCGGGATTTTTTTGCTGGCCGTAACCACCTCTATCGGCGGCGGTGTTCTGCGCGACATTATTCTGGGGGTGTCACCCCCTGTCGGGCTGGTAAACCCCATTTATTTAACCACTGCATCGATCACCACGTTCCTTTTGCTGGCACTTGGTCGTTTTCGCCGGCTTGTAAGCAGCGGAAGCCCCGTTTACACCTGGAGCTACTATATTTCTGACGCTCTGGGTCTGGCCGTATTCACCGTGATCGGCGTGGACGCCGCGATTTCTGCCGGGTATGAAAAGGAAGGCTTTCTGTGCATTTTTGTTGCCATGCTTACCGGCGTGGGCGGCGGCATGATCCGTGACGTTCTGGTACAGCAGATTCCCGTTGTGCTGCGGCGCGAAATCTATGCACTGGCTTCTGTGGCCGGCGCTCTGCTGTATTATTTTGCCCGCACCCACATTCCGCAGTCTGTTGCCGTGCTGCTTAGCGTACTCCTCACAGTAAGCATCCGGATGCTGAGCCTGTATTTTAACATTCACGTTCCTTCGATTCAGGAGATCAAGGAAGAATCCTGA